One Salarias fasciatus chromosome 22, fSalaFa1.1, whole genome shotgun sequence DNA segment encodes these proteins:
- the fbxl6 gene encoding F-box/LRR-repeat protein 6 isoform X1 yields the protein MDASAAEASAQSERQEDSAMSSQRTDGSKPKKASLKRSKQTKEKKQKRARLSKPAYTVHQGEDMLFVISRSTSQYVGSVWTRKKKGSKKKKIAKGKLKGNKTRPKKMIRAKPVVENKPDVPKQIATADSDHSWGQHLPEEVLINIFQLVVLQDGAVPFLCRVGRVCRLWNAAASSPVLWRRVTVGHCWIAPGKSQLPNTERKVKQTVEWLAQNRFHQLRDFSLCHWTSHVDFTLQVVSKFCPQLRSLKLSYCKGLTSEAFQSLGQHSRQLQSLDLQYSEFKTEGLVEYLETHGSQIKQMLLTHELKNNKLWTTISKGCCPDLELLEVSTKLDSKDCDLPICIPALQTACPKLKTFRMLNVRPMNKTRGATSSLSGFPLLEELSMATTSYSYVTDKFLWDMLSSSTHLRVLDLRGCARITPHGLAVLPCPELECLFWGQYFSRHIGSSLPKKGLHMVTQKWSKTLRELDVANQLFTEEDLDLAMSYLAQAADADTLRSLNLSGTSITQPTIRSIVGEMTSLDYLNLSSCRNLPRGAKRIYRGQEDIRQLLDILE from the exons ATGGATGCCTCTGCAGCAGAAGCTTCAGCCCAGAGTGAAAGACAAGAGGACAGTGCAATGTCcagtcagaggacagatggCTCAAAGCCAAAGAAAGCCTCTTTGAAAAGAAGTaagcagacaaaagaaaagaagcagaaaagagCTCGACTTTCCAAACCGGCTTACACTGTCCATCAAGGAGAAGATATGCTATTTGTTATATCACGTTCTACTTCACAGTATGTTGGTTCAGTCTGGACTCGCAAGAAGAAaggaagcaaaaagaaaaagattgcTAAAGGAAAGTTAAAAGGAAATAAGACTAGACCCAAAAAAATGATCCGTGCCAAGCCTGTAGTGGAGAATAAACCAGATGTCCCAAAGCAAATAGCTACAGCAGACAGCGACCACAGTTGGGGACAACATCTTCCTGAGGAGGTGCTCATCAACATTTTCCAGTTGGTGGTCCTTCAAGATGGAGCTGTACCATTTCTCTGCCG AGTGGGAAGAGTTTGTCGTCTGTGGAATGCCGCTGCCTCCAGTCCCGTCCTGTGGCGCAGAGTGACTGTGGGTCACTGCTGGATCGCACCCGGGAAGAGCCAGCTGCCGAACACAGAGAGGAAGGTGAAGCAGACAGTTGAATGGCTCGCTCAGAACAG GTTCCATCAACTCCGAGACTTCTCCCTCTGTCACTGGACAAGTCATGTTGACTTTACGTTGCAG GTTGTGTCCAAGTTCTGCCCTCAACTTCGCTCCCTCAAGCTTTCTTACTGCAAAGGCCTGACTTCAGAGGCCTTCCAGAGTCTGGGTCAGCACAGCCGCCAGCTGCAGAGCCTCGACCTCCAGTACTCAGAG TTTAAGACTGAGGGACTGGTGGAGTACCTTGAAACCCACGGCAGCCAGATCAAGCAGATGTTGCTCACTCACGAACTAAAGAATAACAAACTGTGGACTACCATCTCT aaAGGATGCTGCCCTGATTTGGAGTTGTTGGAGGTGAGCACGAAGCTGGACAGTAAAGACTGTGACCTTCCCATCTGTATCCCGGCTCTGCAGACGGCATGCCCCAAACTCAAG ACGTTCCGGATGCTGAACGTCAGACCGATGAATAAGACTCGTGGTGCCACCAGCTCGCTGTCAGGCTTCCCGCTACTGGAGGAGCTTTCTATGGCAACCACGTCGTATTCCTACGTGACTGACAAGTTTCTGTGGGACATGCTCTCCAGCTCCACTCACCTGCGTGTGCTGGACCTTCGAGGCTGTGCAAGAATCACTCCACACGGTCTCGCAGTGTTGCCTTGTCCGG agctTGAATGTTTGTTCTGGGGACAGTATTTCAGCAGACACATCGGGTCGTCATTGCCTAAGAAAGGACTTCATATGGTGACCCAGAAGTGGAGCAAGACGTTGCGAGAGCTCGACGTTGCAAACCAGCTCTTCACTGAGGAAGACTTGGATTTGGCAATGAGTTATCTTGCTCAAGCAGCCGACGCTGATACTCTGCGCTCACTCAACCTCTCTGGGACCAGCATCACACAACCGACCATCAG GTCAATCGTGGGAGAGATGACTTCTCTCGACTACCTCAACCTCTCATCCTGTCGTAACCTTCCAAGAGGAGCGAAAAGAATCTACCGGGGCCAAGAAGACATACGCCAGCTGTTGGACATACTGGAGTAG
- the LOC115409621 gene encoding uncharacterized protein LOC115409621 — MEECQDFCLCGKAVVSEANLRDEYYWKLSADFIGPQSGEGLELDVAPCKNRFMIQVGLLREDNNFPWAAIVDWLRKIFSLNQTADFRTLIERGVATTLSLGSDARLAFLESDVNFNFVGPICDSIGVERQHLLEMRDFSEQAQSVEVTNGLILELSNFVSRERIAPIVIISWLQNFDPDICDSWNIQKAYKVLRSKIKRIKMCCRSSETRSNRRSAAIESLLQAPFELVPRKMPKFLLKKRIKRDEENTEQVIIKEECEAVEIMQVERPEMGTEDTKKFTQVQVQSHADSRSESKKAEKASFKGEAKTLLDIAMLSVQKLSKMYDGKTPACRQLSMDLLKNQYTLTCKEHPAMAEFERIFNSLGEDVSLASPIQFLYCNAHFLVAVHNAVEEHIMNFERELILSSGEKLGRDKLPKFQNFVNMKESATSRYIHMACDILRSHTPNKKSYRKHWVAFCKEMKNPSRLVFNQPDRLSSYFEAAAGLVHHYQETVPFFSDLLSLDNEKCPDIILESVAADAADSMIQSLLCVLAIVYCKILGPYWQLLRSGGEYSLFSHYILCLYQKFLDWSKDPSTLLEPDEYTNIFMQYPLQQKVFKEIFNYYGKWHTNRDLIRACLKRTIKVIAGVTEEYMKDFLPGGIFGQAPPADVSVRLISCTFSVLMADYPFADVDQSKKKNPDKSSKLSVKRSPSSDDSSQEDDGPSDMSSDEPPSQHGKKKGAGRPPDEVLEEILDQDYIAATVKANGGPCKSQQDVDKMMLRFDGMTRVHKREAMRCELLYHKMILNNTSPHLDSPYRSTTQMVLKLKLALPRVKPGYSIVIEPKRPKKTPKFMKRAGLSTTDPSTGQSESSTT, encoded by the exons ATGGAGGAGTGCCAAGATTTTTGTCTCTGTGGAAAAGCAGTTGTCAGTGAAGCTAATCTAA GAGATGAGTATTATTGGAAGCTTTCTGCAGACTTCATCGGTCCACAATCAGGAGAAGGATTAGAGCTCGATGTTGCTCCATGCAAAAACAGATTCATGATTCAAGTGGGTCTCCTAAGAGAGGACAATAACTTTCCTTGGGCTGCTATTGTGGACTGGCTCAGGAAGATCTTCTCTCTGAACCAGACCGCTGACTTTCGTACCTTGATTGAAAGAGGCGTTGCCACCACTCTGAGTTTGGGAAGTGATGCGAGGCTGGCCTTCCTAGAGTCAGATGTCAACTTCAACTTCGTCGGACCGATATGCGACAGCATTGGAGTTGAACGACAGCATCTTTTGGAAATGAGGGATTTCTCAGAACAAGCGCAGTCAGTGGAGGTCACAAACGGATTGATTCTTGAGTTGAGCAACTTTGTATCAAGGGAAAGAATTGCCCCGATTGTTATAATTTCTTGGCTTCAAAATTTTGACCCCGACATTTGTGACAGTTGGAATATTCAAAAAGCGTACAAAGTCCTGAGGAGCAAGATCAAAAGGATAAAGATGTGTTGTCGAAGTTCTGAAACAAGGAGTAACAGGAGGAGTGCAGCGATCGAAAGTCTGCTTCAAGCCCCATTTGAACTGGTACCGAGAAAAATGCCCAAGTTTCTCCTGAAGAAACGCATAAAAAGAGACGAAGAAAATACTGAACAAGTCATAATCAAGGAAGAATGTGAAGCTGTTGAAATTATGCAAGTTGAAAGGCCTGAAATGGGGactgaagacacaaaaaaattTACCCAAGTGCAAGTTCAAAGTCACGCAGATTCCCGTAGCGAGTccaaaaaagcagaaaaagcctCTTTTAAAGGAGAAGCCAAGACCTTACTCGATATCGCTATGCTGTCAGTTCAGAAGCTGTCAAAAATGTACGATGGAAAAACCCCGGCATGCAGACAACTTTCTATGGATCTGCTCAAAAATCAGTACACCCTGACATGTAAAGAGCATCCAGCCATGGCAGAGTTTGAGAGAATATTTAACTCACTGGGTGAAGACGTCTCACTTGCATCTCCGATACAGTTTCTATATTGTAATGCACATTTCCTTGTTGCCGTGCACAATGCAGTGGAGGAGCACATTATGAACTTTGAAAGGGAGCTAATTCTGTCATCGGGGGAGAAACTGGGACGCGACAAACTCCCCAAATTCCAGAATTTTGTAAATATGAAGGAGAGCGCCACCTCACGCTACATTCACATGGCTTGTGACATCCTGCGTTCCCACACGCCCAACAAGAAGTCCTACAGAAAACACTGGGTGGCTTTCTGCAAGGAGATGAAGAATCCCTCCAGACTTGTGTTTAATCAGCCCGATCGATTGAGCAGCTACTTTGAAGCCGCGGCAGGACTCGTCCACCATTACCAAGAGACCGTGCCGTTCTTCTCAGATCTGCTCTCACTGGACAACGAAAAGTGCCCAGACATCATTCTGGAGAGCGTTGCCGCCGACGCAGCTGACTCCATGATTCAGAGCCTCCTGTGCGTTCTCGCCATTGTCTACTGCAAAATCCTGGGCCCGTACTGGCAGCTCCTGAGGAGCGGCGGCGAGTACTCGCTCTTCAGTCACTACATCCTCTGTCTTTACCAGAAGTTTCTGGACTGGTCCAAAGATCCTTCAACTCTTCTGGAACCAGATGAGTACACGAACATTTTTATGCAGTATCCCCTGCAGCAGAAGGTTTTCAAAGAGATCTTCAACTATTACGGCAAGTGGCACACAAACAGAGACCTCATCAGGGCCTGCCTGAAGAGAACCATCAAAGTGATCGCTGGTGTCACCGAAgagtacatgaaggattttctgCCAGGAGGAATATTCGGTCAAGCCCCTCCGGCAGATGTGAGCGTGCGGTTGATAAGCTGCACGTTCTCCGTCCTGATGGCGGATTACCCCTTTGCCGATGTGGACCagtccaaaaagaaaaatccagacAAATCATCCAAGCTCTCAGTGAAGAGGAGCCCATCGTCGGACGACAGCTCCCAAGAGGACGACGGGCCGTCTGACATGAGCTCAGACGAACCGCCCTCTCAGCACGGCAAGAAGAAAGGGGCGGGACGGCCGCCTGACGAGGTGCTGGAGGAGATTCTGGACCAGGATTACATAGCTGCTACAGTCAAGGCAAACGGAGGGCCGTGCAAGTCGCAGCAGGACGTGGACAAAATGATGCTGCGCTTCGACGGCATGACTCGGGTTCACAAGCGGGAGGCCATGCGCTGCGAGCTGCTGTACCACAAGATGATCCTCAACAACACCAGCCCACATCTGGACAGCCCTTATCGCAGCACCACGCAAatggtgctgaagctgaagctcgCTCTTCCTCGAGTGAAGCCTGGGTACTCCATTGTCATCGAGCCCAAAAGgcccaaaaaaaccccaaaattcATGAAGCGAGCCGGTCTCTCCACAACTGATCCTTCCACTGGCCAGAGCGAGAGCAGCACCACATGA
- the slc52a2 gene encoding solute carrier family 52, riboflavin transporter, member 2, with the protein MAGGRWSSPAVTHGLMALFAMGSWISVNSLWVELPVVVRVLPEGWNLPASLSVLIAFGNLGPIAVTITHHCAPGRLNERLVIYCIQALAVVASAFLAIFWSHTVTIAGQERSVPFLLFTFLLALVCCTSNVTFLPFMFRYPPQYIRTFFIGQGFSALFPCIVALGQGVGKLECKTVNGTVQPRYLDESFPAQNFFWFLFVMLVISALSFLALTRRQTDSQQYSPPPESLDTAAAKSEDETHRLHNGGTPVSEELVQVEEQPPSDTFWTPRNIYLLVLLCVSNALTNGVLPSVQSFTCLPYSTMTFHLSVVLGNIANPLACFLAMFVVLRSSAGLGFLSIGAGVFATYLLALAALSPCPPLLGEPAGEALVVISWIFFTGLFSYLKVVIGTLLHEAGHAALLWCGISIQAGSLIGALTMFPLVNIFHVFTKAQDCVSNCTLH; encoded by the exons ATGGCCGGCGGTCGGTGGAGCAGCCCCGCGGTGACCCACGGGCTGATGGCTCTGTTCGCCATGGGCTCCTGGATTTCCGTCAACAGTCTTTGGGTCGAGCTCCCGGTGGTGGTCCGCGTGCTGCCCGAAG GTTGGAACCTGCCTGCCTCCCTTTCGGTGCTCATAGCGTTCGGGAACCTGGGGCCGATAGCGGTGACCATAACGCACCACTGCGCTCCGGGACGTTTGAACGAACGCCTCGTCATTTACTGCATCCAGGCTCTGGCGGTGGTGGCGTCCGCGTTCCTGGCCATCTTCTGGTCGCACACCGTCACGATCGCCGGTCAGGAGCGCTCGGTGCCCTTCCTGCTCTTCACCTTCCTGCTGGCTCTGGTCTGCTGCACGTCCAACGTTACATTCCTGCCCTTTATGTTCCGTTACCCTCCTCAGTACATCCGCACCTTCTTCATCGGGCAGGGCTTCAGTGCCTTGTTCCCTTGCATCGTGGCGTTGGGACAAGGTGTCGGGAAGCTGGAGTGTAAAACCGTGAACGGCACGGTGCAGCCGCGGTATTTAGACGAGAGCTTCCCCGCGCAGAACTTCTTCTGGTTCCTGTTCGTCATGCTGGTGATCTCGGCGCTCAGCTTCCTGGCGTTGACGCGGAGGCAGACGGACTCGCAGCAGTACTCGCCACCGCCGGAGTCTCTCGATACGGCGGCGGCAAAGAGCGAGGACGAGACTCACCGGCTGCACAACGGAGGGACGCCGGTGTCGGAGGagctggtccaggtggaggagcagccgcCCTCCGACACTTTCTGGACGCCCCGAAACATTTACCTGCTGGTGCTGCTCTGCGTCTCCAACGCGCTCACCAACGGCGTTCTCCCGTCCGTGCAGAGCTTCACCTGTCTGCCCTACAGCACCATGACCTTTCACCTCTCCGTGGTGCTGGGGAACATAGCCAACCCCCTGGCTTGTTTCCTGGCCATGTTTGTTGTCCTCAG GTCCTCTGCAGGTCTGGGCTTCTTGTCCATCGGCGCCGGAGTGTTTGCCACTTATCTCCTGGCGTTAGCTGCTCTCAGTCCCTGTCCGCCGTTGTTAGGAGAGCCTGCTGGAGAGGCCTTAGTG GTCATTTCCTGGATTTTCTTCACGGGCCTCTTCTCCTATCTGAAGGTCGTGATTGGGACCCTGCTCCACGAGGCGGGCCACGCCGCCCTGCTGTGGTGCGGCATCTCCATCCAGGCCGGCTCCCTCATCGGGGCCCTCACCATGTTCCCGCTGGTCAACATCTTTCACGTCTTCACCAAAGCCCAGGACTGCGTGTCCAACTGCACCCTGCACTAG
- the slc52a3-2a gene encoding riboflavin transporter 2 produces the protein MSLLTHLLAVLFGMGSWVSINGLWVELPLIVPEIPEGWYLPSYLSVIIQMANVGPLFVTLMHRFRPGALNEAAVIYTIIGLGTVSTFLLGFFWKDTVVVAGAPRSVALLVLTFFLAAVDCTSSVTFLPFMMHLKPQYLTTYYIGEGVSGLLPALVALVQGVGVVRCINSTQSLNHTLSTYNSSLTLDLQAQYQPANFSAEVFFFFLSAMMLVCLAAFLLLNYHPSVASEHSNGRYTNRTKHRAPKNKNWAEQKPMMDPYRAPNQKARSSFGSGSYSWPQVVYIFVILAWVNALSNVVLPSVQSYSCLPYGNNIYHLSATLAAVANPLACFIAMFLPIRSLLLMGGLTVGGSGLGAYIMFMAALSPCPLLVNDVSGGVVIVLAWLFFILTLSYVKVIIGIILRDEGHSALVWCGAVVQLGSLLGAVTMFPLVSVYSLFSSGDPCNTRCP, from the exons ATGTCGCTGCTCACCCACCTGCTGGCCGTCCTGTTCGGGATGGGCTCCTGGGTCTCCATCAACggcctgtgggtggagctgcctCTCATCGTCCCCGAGATCCCGGAGGGGTGGTACCTGCCGTCCTACCTGTCGGTCATCATCCAGATGGCCAACGTCGGGCCTCTCTTCGTCACCCTCATGCACCGCTTCCGGCCCGGCGCCCTGAACGAGGCGGCGGTCATTTACACCATCATCGGCCTGGGCACCGTgtccaccttcctcctgggTTTCTTCTGGAAGGACACGGTGGTCGTGGCAGGAGCCCCCCGCAGTGTGGCGCTCCTGGTGTTAACCTTCTTCCTGGCCGCGGTGGACTGCACCTCCTCCGTCACCTTCCTGCCCTTCATGATGCACCTCAAGCCGCAGTATCTGACCACCTACTACATCGGGGAGGGCGTGAGCGGCCTGCTGCCGGCCCTCGTGGCTCTGGTCCAGGGTGTTGGTGTCGTCCGCTGCATCAACAGCACCCAATCACTGAATCACACCCTCAGCACCTACAATAGCTccttgacccttgacctccaaGCTCAGTATCAGCCTGCAAACTTCTCGGCCgaggtgtttttcttcttcctgagcGCCATGATGCTCGTGTGTCTGGCGGCTTTTCTTCTGTTGAACTACCACCCGTCCGTGGCCTCGGAGCACTCCAACGGCAGATACACCAACAGGACGAAGCACAGAGCCCCCAAGAACAAAAACTGGGCGGAGCAGAAGCCCATGATGGATCCGTACAGAGCGCCCAACCAGAAGGCCAGGAGCAGCTTCGGCAGCGGCTCCTACAGCTGGCCGCAGGTGGTTTATATCTTTGTGATTCTGGCCTGGGTGAACGCTCTGAGCAACGTGGTGCTTCCCTCCGTGCAGTCGTACTCGTGCCTGCCGTACGGGAACAACATCTATCACCTGTCAGCCACCCTGGCGGCCGTGGCCAACCCTCTGGCCTGCTTCATCGCCATGTTCCTCCCCATCAG gtcccTGCTGTTGATGGGGGGGCTCACGGTGGGGGGCAGCGGACTGGGAGCTTACATAATGTTCATGGCGGCGCTCAGTCCGTGTCCGCTGCTGGTCAACGACGTTTCGGGAGGGGTCGTCATT GTTCTGGCCTGgctcttcttcatcctcactcTGTCCTACGTGAAGGTGATTATCGGCATCATCCTGCGGGATGAAGGCCACAGCGCCCTCGTGTGGTGCGGAGCGGTGGTGCAGCTGGGCTCCCTGCTGGGGGCGGTCACCATGTTCCCTCTGGTCAGTGTGTACTCACTGTTTTCATCAGGAGACCCCTGCAACACCAGATGTCCCTGA
- the fbxl6 gene encoding F-box/LRR-repeat protein 6 isoform X2: MIRAKPVVENKPDVPKQIATADSDHSWGQHLPEEVLINIFQLVVLQDGAVPFLCRVGRVCRLWNAAASSPVLWRRVTVGHCWIAPGKSQLPNTERKVKQTVEWLAQNRFHQLRDFSLCHWTSHVDFTLQVVSKFCPQLRSLKLSYCKGLTSEAFQSLGQHSRQLQSLDLQYSEFKTEGLVEYLETHGSQIKQMLLTHELKNNKLWTTISKGCCPDLELLEVSTKLDSKDCDLPICIPALQTACPKLKTFRMLNVRPMNKTRGATSSLSGFPLLEELSMATTSYSYVTDKFLWDMLSSSTHLRVLDLRGCARITPHGLAVLPCPELECLFWGQYFSRHIGSSLPKKGLHMVTQKWSKTLRELDVANQLFTEEDLDLAMSYLAQAADADTLRSLNLSGTSITQPTIRSIVGEMTSLDYLNLSSCRNLPRGAKRIYRGQEDIRQLLDILE; the protein is encoded by the exons ATGATCCGTGCCAAGCCTGTAGTGGAGAATAAACCAGATGTCCCAAAGCAAATAGCTACAGCAGACAGCGACCACAGTTGGGGACAACATCTTCCTGAGGAGGTGCTCATCAACATTTTCCAGTTGGTGGTCCTTCAAGATGGAGCTGTACCATTTCTCTGCCG AGTGGGAAGAGTTTGTCGTCTGTGGAATGCCGCTGCCTCCAGTCCCGTCCTGTGGCGCAGAGTGACTGTGGGTCACTGCTGGATCGCACCCGGGAAGAGCCAGCTGCCGAACACAGAGAGGAAGGTGAAGCAGACAGTTGAATGGCTCGCTCAGAACAG GTTCCATCAACTCCGAGACTTCTCCCTCTGTCACTGGACAAGTCATGTTGACTTTACGTTGCAG GTTGTGTCCAAGTTCTGCCCTCAACTTCGCTCCCTCAAGCTTTCTTACTGCAAAGGCCTGACTTCAGAGGCCTTCCAGAGTCTGGGTCAGCACAGCCGCCAGCTGCAGAGCCTCGACCTCCAGTACTCAGAG TTTAAGACTGAGGGACTGGTGGAGTACCTTGAAACCCACGGCAGCCAGATCAAGCAGATGTTGCTCACTCACGAACTAAAGAATAACAAACTGTGGACTACCATCTCT aaAGGATGCTGCCCTGATTTGGAGTTGTTGGAGGTGAGCACGAAGCTGGACAGTAAAGACTGTGACCTTCCCATCTGTATCCCGGCTCTGCAGACGGCATGCCCCAAACTCAAG ACGTTCCGGATGCTGAACGTCAGACCGATGAATAAGACTCGTGGTGCCACCAGCTCGCTGTCAGGCTTCCCGCTACTGGAGGAGCTTTCTATGGCAACCACGTCGTATTCCTACGTGACTGACAAGTTTCTGTGGGACATGCTCTCCAGCTCCACTCACCTGCGTGTGCTGGACCTTCGAGGCTGTGCAAGAATCACTCCACACGGTCTCGCAGTGTTGCCTTGTCCGG agctTGAATGTTTGTTCTGGGGACAGTATTTCAGCAGACACATCGGGTCGTCATTGCCTAAGAAAGGACTTCATATGGTGACCCAGAAGTGGAGCAAGACGTTGCGAGAGCTCGACGTTGCAAACCAGCTCTTCACTGAGGAAGACTTGGATTTGGCAATGAGTTATCTTGCTCAAGCAGCCGACGCTGATACTCTGCGCTCACTCAACCTCTCTGGGACCAGCATCACACAACCGACCATCAG GTCAATCGTGGGAGAGATGACTTCTCTCGACTACCTCAACCTCTCATCCTGTCGTAACCTTCCAAGAGGAGCGAAAAGAATCTACCGGGGCCAAGAAGACATACGCCAGCTGTTGGACATACTGGAGTAG